The Myripristis murdjan chromosome 8, fMyrMur1.1, whole genome shotgun sequence genomic sequence ACCTGGGCAGTGGTTGTGAAGACGAGGACTGCGGCTTGGCATCGGGCTTCCTGGAGGACTGCTCAAACCAGTTAGACTACCAGTGGGAGGAGCCTATTTTTGGACTGGTTGAGTTAGGTGGGTAATAGGATGCCAACggtgaaaattcaaatttaatgcCGCACTAGggaggaaaatataaaaatgcaccTGTCTTTTTGAGGTAAACTGCAAAGTGAGGCTGTAACAGAGAGGAGGATCCCAGCTTTAAAGCAAATGCATACATGAAGTAGTagtaaaatgcatcagtgttCTCTTTTctagtgtgtgtgactgtggtgtGCATCCCGTTGATGCTTTTTGGCCTGCTGGGAAACATGCTGACAATCCTGGTGGTTTTGCTCCGTCCCCACATGAGAAGCTCCACCTACCTTTACCTGAGCAGCATGGCTGTTAGTGACCTGCtgatactgctgctgctgcctctggatCTGTataaggtacacacacacacacacacacacacacacacacacacgcacacaaacattgACATGGAACACCAGGTAAACCAATGAcagtaaattaaagttaaaagttaaattaaagtCTCATTCCATTTAAGGGCATCTGAGTCTATCCAGTGAGCCAGCTTGACCTGTTGACCTGTTAGGGTGCTGTCTGAATTCAGTCAACTAGATATGGTCAGAAATACTTTTTAAATTCGCAAGGGAAAATTGGGATATGTTTCATATCGCACAAATGCCAGATGTGACTCTATGTGTGAGGGAAGGGGAATATTTGAACATGTTCAATAGAAATGATTGAAAGTAGATTCACTGCTTCCTGTCTCACTGCTGACTGTGAGCCAGACCGCCTGCCATGTATGTTGAAGTTTATGATCTGGGAGAGTTGTATTATACATGGCGTGATACAGTACACAGCCAAAATCAAAGACATCATATACACATGCAgtcgtgtgtttttttttccactgctagATGCCACCGATTTTTTCACATGAGTTCTAAGTTGATGTGTAGGGCAAATGCAACCAATTCCTGTACGGGTTTAGTGCTAATCTGACTGCCCCTTGAGAATGAAATTCAGAGCCTTTATTAAAGCCATAAGGAACACCTGTATTTACCCTGcaattcatgtcaaaatggctgctatgaaaAAGATCTcctcccaaactcctctctctctctatctcctcttctcctcctccagctgtggAGGCCCAGGCCTTGGCCTTTTGGAGACCTTGCCTGCAAGCTCACCATGTTCCTCTCAGAGTGCTGCACCTTCTCCACTATCCTCCACATCACTTTCCTCTCCCTGGAGAGGTACCTGGCAGTCTGCTGGCCAATCACGGCCAAGACCCTGGTCACACGACGCAGAACCAAGACTGTTATTGGCTGCCTGTGGTTAGGGGCGGTCGTCAGTGCGGCGCCGGTGTTGATGATGGTTGgagtggaggaggtggggggagagGAATTGGGGATGGGCgggtggagggaggaaggaaggtgGGCAGCCAGGGAAGGAACACAGCGAGGAATAATTATGGGTGACTGGGGAGAGATGGCTTTGATGgaaggagggacagagggaggaacgtggggagaaaaagagatgaaGGGATGGGATGAGAGAGCTGAAGAGTGGCAacaaagtggaggaggagaaacaaaagaTAAAGTACAACCTCAGAAAACGGCACATgagggagtgggaggagaggacgAGATCGAAGTTAAAGAGGAagggcaaaataaaaagaaagaagatgagggaggaggagaggaagagatggaggagggacGGCGAGGAAGAGACATGGATGAGGGCGACAAGAGAGAGTGTCGCTGCACCGACTACGCCGTCTCCTCCGGCCTGCTGTCCGCCATGATGATTCTCTCCAACTTGTACTTCCTCGTGCCGCTCAGCATTCTGGGAGTGGTGTACAGCCTGATTGGGCGAACGCTGTGGCTCCGTCCGCAAAGCAGCCGCAAAGACCAGACGCACCGACACACCGTCAAAATGCTGGGTGAGAAACTGCTACCCACATCCTCAATTATTCAACCTGGTGATACACACTTTTATGAAATTTGCACAGTATTAATGTGAAACTTGAGAGAAATGTTTCCCCACCACAAAAGGATTGCACAGAGCTCCTCATGCTTTCAGCTAACATATCTAAGAATTCAGTGGAAACATCGTATAGGTCATCGGTCAGGGGGACATGTATGCCCTACAGAGTAACTGCAGCTGTTCTTGTGCCTTGTTGAGTGCATTAGTGTGAATGGGAaacttgctgaaaaaaaaaatgtgcagggTGAGGGGACGTCCCGGTTTTCAGGGGGCAGTCCCTTGATTTGACACTGGAGCTGTTGGCAGAAATATCCCCGGATCCCCCCTTCTCCTGACGGCACTGGTATCACTAGGGAACGTCTTGTGATTTGCAGTTTTCATCTCAACAGCACAAGGACTCTGTCCTGCTTGTCATTGAGGGCATATTGCTTTAAGAGCTTGTGTTATGAGTgtaaagttttcctttttttcataaCTGGCTACCACAAAAGTAGAAGACAGATCCTCAATTTTGAGACTTCagaaaaaacaatcagaaaaaaatccagagaaaatttgcaaaacaaacccctgaaaattagcaaaaacattttttttatttacaggaaaactgtatttgtaagTATTAAAATGTTATGATTTGTGACAGGCTTTCACAGGTGATACTTCCATGATGAAGTCTATGTTGATGACATTGTCTGGCTAAGTGGGAGAAGTCGTGAAGTAGAAAATCTCAGGTGTTCCAAGTAGCAAATTTGACAAGGGAGTGGATGTGAACTGCGTTTGCACGTAGGAATCTCACATGGATGGTTTTGATGATGTAGCCTAAAAACTGTATCAGCGTAAGAGATTCTAATGCAGTGTTTCCCTCTTCTGTTTCTCATCTCTTCCTCGCGCcctgcacctcctccagctGTGATAGTCTTGGTGTTTATCCTCTGCTGGCTGCCGTTCCATGTGGGCCGGAcactcttctccctctctctgggctCCGGTATCGATGAACAGGATGGATACgtggatgaaaacacacacagagacactgatgCGTTCGCTGACACCAGCTCAGGCAGTGACACCAGTGATGAAGTCAACATCCTCGCTTTTACTGACCCCAGTATCGGCTCAGAGCCAGACGCCAACACTGGAGAGCGTGTAGACCCACATGCTAAGATCAACACACACGATCAAGCAGACAGGAGTGGCAGAGTTAAAACACTCTCTAACATTggcaacatgaacacacacactgatacagacacacactcacaagaagTGGACGCCGATgtagaggcagacacacagacgcatgaagcactcacacacactgaccaggctgagctgcacacacacacccacaaacactcATATTCAAATGATGTATCACACACTGGGCAATTCATTCACACTAGTCAAagtacacacactcatctgGATATAAGCATGCAAATGgatacacacactggcacacacgaTGATCCACATGTTACCACACAAGTAGACACAGTCCTACATATCTTGTACTACAACagaacacacaataacacacacacagacacaagcactCAAGCAATtacacatactgacacacaaaatgatacacacacagatacacacactaacatgcacAGCTACATGCATGCCGATACAGATCCAAACACATACACTGATACACAAGTCAACATGCATAACGATACGTATggcaacagcacacacacggacacacactcctatattttatattatctcTCTCAGTATTTTAACCTGGTGTCTTCTGTCCTGTTCTACCTCAGTGCCGCTGTCAATCCTCTGCTATACAACCTGATGTCTGCCAGATACAGGCACGCTGTGCATGGCCTCATACACTCACACCCCGACACACCCTCTCACACAACAAACTCTCACACATACCCATGCCGCCTGCACCCACTCACAGCACAGCACTCCACGACCACCATGtaagggaaacacacacacaagtgcacattaataagcatgtaaatgcacaaatgcagacacacacacacacatgcagataccCAGTTATATTTACCCTCATTAGTGTAGCTGATTAGCTTTTTTCTACAcatgtgggcatttttttttagcactttttttgcactgtttgtcACATTTGAAATCATATCTGTCACTGAGTATacattttagagaaaaatataatattGCATCAGAAGCTGGCAACTCAATaaatcaacaataaataaatatcgaCAATAAATCATAGCTCAATCAAATCTGCAAAAGCACATGtaggaaatgtaaaaatgcaaaaatgcatgcTCCGATTTAACCTTGGCACCTTTGTTATCAAGAAAGACTTGAAAGAATAAGCTCATAAATGtattaatgaataatgaaatagTAGCTAAAGAGCCGTGATGGCATATTTTATATAACACAAGTCTAAAACACATGGTGTTGGCTAATATTAGCTATATCAGCTATTGGTTGACATTAGCTAAAGGCCAGGATAGACGGATAGCCTGgtaaaaattgttaaaaattgTTTACTTAACTTCAAAAAGCCATGATAGCAGCCTAGTGAACATtagtaaacacattttttgttcatttttaccaTGGTTCATAAAAACAATTCacttcaaaatcaaatattaaatgGTCTCATTCTGTCTGCATTTCATGATAAAACTCACATTCTTTTAAGTAGTCTTCTATCTCATTAACTTGTACCGTAAGATTATTTCTAaatatgctgcttttttttttgttacatttattGTTTCGTTTTTACAtcaatagttttctttttcattcttaaAAGTTTTGTTGCGATAAGACATCTTCTTGAGTAGGATATCTCAGTAGGCCATTctttctgtgcacacacacattttgttttgtgcttgtgcacatcgacaggtgcacacacagatatacacacatgcatgcacaaacacacacacacacacacacacacacacacacacacacacacacacacacacacacacacacgtggaatAGGGCTATCATTTTGATTCATGTAGTTTCATATgggctaatgtgtgtgtgttgatgtgataTGTATTACATTGTATGTCCTGATGTGTCAGAAACTGATATAAATGCCTTCATTTGATCCACAGATGAGGCTTTATTTCCTCCACCAAGGAGattatgtgtgtttgctgctcttAGTTAGTCTGTtgttctgtctgtcagcaggatatttCAAAAACTTCCAACCAGAAGTCTGATGAACAGACACAAAGCCTTGGGCCACAGGAcagttgatttgattttggtGATGATTCAGATCTGCGATTTTGGTCATCTGAcaattgtctttattgtttgtttgtttgttttgttttccaaaaatatGGAGTTAGCAAAGACAGAAACTTGGTTCCGAATTATAAAAGTCATGAGCTGAGTTGAGCTTAAAGTGTTGATGAGGATGAGACTGTTAACAGCAAGCTGGAAAATGTTTACAGTGCCTACATCTTTGAAAGGTTTTTCTCTCAGTACTCACCCTATATTATGGGGTAAAAAATGTCACACCTTGTGTGGCCATAATTTTGTGTGATAGCTTCATGAATATTCCTTGACATGTGAGTTTACAGTCacttttcattcactgtctcTGATACTGGCTTGCTGAAAACATCTCTCATATAGAAACATGAGAATTTGTGGTTGATATTCTTTCATCTATAGTACAGCTCTATTCTTGTGGTTAGTGTAAATGGATGATATACGTgaatttttatgtttctatatTGCTGTTGTATGGAACATGAAAGCCTTCCCTGGGATCACATTTCATCTCTTCATGTATTCTTTCATAGACAGGATGTGATTaaaggctctgttactgtaaGCTGCAAATCATATATGATGTAATTAGATAATGAATATTACCTCAACCTCTGAAGACTTTCTTACTCTTTCTATGTTTGTGTTAGtctgtatttatattaaattaatatttaaaaaaaagaaaaaaagaagaagaagccatCTTTTCCCTTTATTTGAATTCAGTTGCATGTGCTTCTTCTTCATGTAAATGAGGCAGTTCCCAGCAGTGTTCCCTCATTGTGCTATTTTTGACCCTATTCTATTGACTTATGGATGTTTTGGCTCTCTTGCTGTATTTATAGCTCCGAGGTGCTTCAGGCTGTACTATACAATAATCCCTTGCTGGTGATGAATATCAGCATAATTAATATGTAATGACTGTCTCCACACTACAAAAACCACAAGGCCATTAGCAGGCTCCATTGAACTGTTTGACAATTGATCATGATTTAAATACCATTATTTCAAGCTTGAAAGCCTGAAGCTGCAGGTGAAATGTTGCCGTGttaatattgaatgaatgaattactgtatgaatgaattaatgGATTTTATTCCTTGTGTCCTCTCTTATGACACATGACttatacacaaatatacaataCAGGCATTTTCAAATAATGAACGCTGCAAGGCAAACAGTTTTGTGTAAACAGTGCTGTCATGTGAGCAAACTCATATCAGTAATCTGTTTACACACTTACCCCATGCGTTCTCGAAATAGTGTGTTAAGGCAACTAACTTATGATCAATTAACCATTTTAGTTTCTGCACATCACAGAACTGAATCAAATCTGGgttttaacacatttaaatcataagttgtggtaaaaaaaaaaatggtaatgtggtaaaataaaaaaaaacaaaacaaaacaaaacaaaaaacaaacaaactgaaactcatTCTCAGTTTCATTTAAGTCACAATATGCACAAAGCCATTCTTCCTATTCCTAGTATTGCTATTACTGTTCAGTGTGATCAGTTGTGGGTTGACACACTATGGTGCTGGTTGCAAACATGTAGGTTTTGGATGGTCTAGCTATAAAGGGACACTGCGCCCAAAATATAAAATCTCACCTGCAGGTTAATAGCTAAGCTaaacataataatgataatgataatgaccATAATCCTCTGGTATTTCTCCACAAAATGAGAAAGTCTAATTGTCTATTTCTGGGGAACAACCTGGATGTCTGCCATGTCCAAGGAAAGGAGAATGAAACGACTAATGTCCTTTCAAGGTGTATCTTAACACTTCCACCAGTGAAGTTGGATGGATATGTTAtgtttttgcctgtttgtctgttttgtttgtttgttatatctcaaaaaaatataaactgttTGCATGAAACTTAATATAAAGGTTGGTTAAGAATCTCTAGCCCCACCAGGCGGCACTCAGCTCCCCTGCAAAATACTAAAAACAGTCATCCATCCAGCTGAGATACACCAGAGAACCAGGTGTGCCAGTGGTTTACAGATAATACCTCAGGAGGACAGAGATCGACAGTAAGgctcaaaacaaactgaattacTAAGCCACACCTAAGCTTCCATAGTTGGGGGCCACAACCCCAGCAGCAAGGGACAGTGCTACCAACAGGCTGAATACCTGAAAATATGTTACGGGaggcaaaacagcagctgcaggaaccaatggaaaaacaattataattatagctgctgcgcagcaatggtcggggccgggcaattttaggcaattctgagcaacaagtagagaataggaagatgaaaagaaaggtggcataatgtgcattttgcatcagttcaggcttgaactcacaatttctgaGACTAAGGAGCACTTTCTATCTCACTGAACTAACTGGCCAGTGTCAgctcatgtgaggcttcacaaattgactaagtcactcacatgatagcagccgcctatgcatggaaaggcagatttcaaaccactgtaaaaaaaaaaaaaatcagccatgaagacaaaattctgaaaatacacatattgcatctagacagcatggagatgttgatcatttgtttttaacaatgattgatttgctccataagtgaaaaactgatgtttaattGTAAAGggtacaaaggtttcttcagtattggggctacattttgatgaaagttgcaaagctgcagcacatatggttgatttattataaattttcaaagttttgaaatttagaagcttgctgtagcgccaccatcaggactattggtttgtgtttgcagctgaggaaatctggcatggaATTGGACCttcagacaaaaatctgaaaatacacattttgcatctagacagcatggaaaTGTTGATCATtggtttttaacaatgattgatttgctccataagtgaaaaactgatgtttaaaaatgccatttttacattgactccaattgttcacatgagagcaaaattcaaaatgctgtcaaaaattcagtttttgagatacaattctgaaatttaccacacatcatcgaccatgactccagaattttgtcaatttttttcatgaacattgaatatttatttacaaagaatttgcaagtgtatgtttacagtaccgtttatagtcaaacattttgatgcactgtaggctcaatttttgataaatcaaaaatctgtgtggattgtttgtgtaggacagtctgaagatgctctgtagcaagtttggtgacatttgagcaaaaattgtgggaggagataggtttaataagttttacagtttttgaaaagaACAGAGTGATgaatttcataatttgcaataggtttaagtgcacaaaagtttcttcagtatttgggctacattttggtgaaagttgcaaagctgtagcacatatggttgatttgttatgaattttcaaagttttgaactttagaggcttgctatagcgccaccatcaggactattggcttgtgtttgcacctgaggtaatctggcatgggactggacctttgtgcaaaatttggtgatttttcacacaTGGGCAGTAGGACTtccttggaagaaagaaagaaagtgcatAGTGATATGTAAAGCAACACCCTGTCAGCTGACGGGACCAGCTGGGGGATTTGTGATATACCAGGGTGTGTCTGAATGTCTGATTTCAGAGGCGTGCACAAACACCTCCACCCTCAGTAGAgaagtgtgaaaacacctccGTACAGTGACAAagtttgcacagatacaagtcagtatagtcaaggtcgcacattttaggggacataaacataagaaaaacacatttttgagtggtgGGGGACATTAAGGGTCAGGTGTTATGTACATTGCACTTCTCATCTTTAGTGCCATTCAGGTAACCTGGAATTATTCCAACTCATTAATGGGTGGTTTAATAGtagaaacaaaaaatgcattcagccaaatcacatttcactgctgaaGTCTGgtttttcacttgaaatgatGTCAGAAATAGTCTGTAGGTGAACCACCCTGCTTCCTTCCTGTGTCTGACTGCATCAGC encodes the following:
- the LOC115363082 gene encoding growth hormone secretagogue receptor type 1-like is translated as MDLMELGDLGSGCEDEDCGLASGFLEDCSNQLDYQWEEPIFGLVELVCVTVVCIPLMLFGLLGNMLTILVVLLRPHMRSSTYLYLSSMAVSDLLILLLLPLDLYKLWRPRPWPFGDLACKLTMFLSECCTFSTILHITFLSLERYLAVCWPITAKTLVTRRRTKTVIGCLWLGAVVSAAPVLMMVGVEEVGGEELGMGGWREEGRWAAREGTQRGIIMGDWGEMALMEGGTEGGTWGEKEMKGWDERAEEWQQSGGGETKDKVQPQKTAHEGVGGEDEIEVKEEGQNKKKEDEGGGEEEMEEGRRGRDMDEGDKRECRCTDYAVSSGLLSAMMILSNLYFLVPLSILGVVYSLIGRTLWLRPQSSRKDQTHRHTVKMLAVIVLVFILCWLPFHVGRTLFSLSLGSGSYILYYLSQYFNLVSSVLFYLSAAVNPLLYNLMSARYRHAVHGLIHSHPDTPSHTTNSHTYPCRLHPLTAQHSTTTM